The Chthoniobacterales bacterium genome segment CCCGGAGTGGACCAGCACCACCGGCATGTTTCCCACCTTTACGGTTTGTATCCGGGCCGTGACATCTCACTGCGCGAGACGCCGAAGCTGGCGGCGGCGGTGACAAAATCACTGGAGCTGCGCGGCGATAAAGCTACCGGCTGGGCGACGGCCTGGCGCCTTTGCCTTTGGACGCATTTGGGCGATGGCGACCATGCTTACGAGATCCTGAAATTTCTCCTCAGCCCGGAGCGGACCTATCCGAACATGTTCGACGCGCACCCGCCATTTCAGATCGATGGCAATTTCGGCGGCGCTGCGGGCATCGCGGACATGATGATGCAAAGCCGCCTGGGCGACATCGCTCAGGCGACGAGTGTCGCCGCGATGAAAGCGGGAATCGAGATCCTCCCAGCGCTGCCCTCCGCATGGCCGAACGGGAGTGTGCAGGGGCTGCGCGCACGCGGCGGCTTCACCGTGGACGTGGCGTGGAAGGACGGGAAGCTCGCTAGCGCCAGGATTCAGGCCGCTTCAGGCGGAGCGAAAACGCTGACCGTCCGCTACGGCGACCGCACGGCAAACATCGTCATCAAGCCCGGCGGCGAGGTCCGGATGGACTCCGATCTGCAACTCGCGCATCCATGAAATCCGCGATTCCCTTCATCTCATCGCTCCTGCTCGCCAGCGCCTGTCTGAGCTTTGCTCAAACTCACGCGGAGCCCGGCATTCGCTGGATCTGTAGCACGCAGAAATCTCCGTGGCAGGATCTCGCGACCACGAAGGCGGCGTCGCCGGTCGCAGATGCCATCAAGCTCGACCCCAGGACCACCTTCCAAACCATCGACGGGTTCGGCGGATGCTTTAACGAACTCGGATGGGAAGCGCTGGAGGCGCTCCCGGCGGAAAAACGCGAGGCGGCGCTCAAGGAATTGTTCTCGCCCGAAGGCGCGAATTTCACGCTCGCCCGCGCCCCCCTCGGCGCGAACGATTTCTCGCTGGGCTGGTATTCGCTCAACGAGACGCCGGGCGATTACGAGATGAAGAACTTCAGCATCGAGCGCAACCGCGAGGCGCTGATCCCCTACATCAAGGCGGCCATGAAATACCAGCCGAAGCTTGGCGTCTGGGCGTCGCCCTGGTGCCCGCCGTCGTGGATGACCACCAACGGCCGCTACCGCAACGGCAGGATGAAGGGGGACCCGCAGACGCTCGACGCCTACGCGCTCTATTTCTCGAAATTCGTTCAGGCCTGGCGTGCCGAAGGGATCAATCTTTACGCGATCTTTCCGCAGAATGAAATGGCCCTCAACGACAGCATTTATCCCCAATGCGCCTGGAACAGCGGGGATATGAACGTGTTCGTCCGCGACCATCTGCTCCCGCAGTTGAAGAAAGACAACGTGAACGTCGAAGTCTGGCTGGGCACGATCACCAACAACAACCTGGCCGATTTCGTCGATCCGGTATTGGGCGATCCGAAAACCGCGGCGGGCATCACGGGCGTCGGTTATCAATATGGCGGCCAGGAGGCGATGCTTGCCACGCACGAAAAATATCCCGGCAAGAAATTCGCGCAGACCGAGACCGAGTGTTACGGCGGCGGGAACGCCTGGGACCAGGGCCTTATCACCTTCGGACGCATCATCGAGAACACCTCCCACTTCGCCAGCAGTTACTTCTTTTGGAACATGGTCCTCGATGAGAGTGGCCTCAGCCGCTGGAACTGGCGGCAGAACAGCCTGCTCACGGTCAATCGCAAGGCCGAGACCGTGACTTACAATTCCGAGTTTTACGCGATGAAGCATTTCTCGGCGACGGTGATGCCGGGCGCGCGCCGGATCGCCGTGAGCGGCGGCCCGTTCCAGAAAACCGTCGCCTTTCAAAATCCCGACGGCAGCAAGGTGCTCGCCTTCGCCAACGACACCGATAGGCCCGTTTCCGCCGCCGTCGAGGCTGGCGGGTCCACGTTCCAAATGGATGTGCCGGCCCTGTCGATGAACACCGTGATTCTCCACTGATCGATCCAAATTTATGATGACAACCCCTGCTAAATTCTCTGCGCTGGTATTGGGCTTTTCGCTCGCGACCGCGCTGGCGCAAACCGATTCCCTACAACTGCCGCCCATCGCCAAAGGGCCGTTCAAGCCGGACTGGAAGTCACTGGAGACCTATCAGACGCCGGAATGGTATCGGGACGCGAAGTTCGGCATCTGGGCGCATTGGGGGCCGCAATGCGAGCCGGAGCATGGCGACTGGTATGCACGCAACATGTATAAGGAGGGGGAGTGGCAGTACAACCTGCACGTCGCGGAATACGGTCATCCCTCGAAGTTCGGCTTCAAGGACGTGATCCAGAAGTGGAAGGCCGAGCGTTTTGATCCCGACAAGCTGGTGAAATTCTACAAGGACAACGGCGCGAAAATCTTCATGGCGCTGGCCAACCACCACGACAATTTAGATCTCTACAACTCCAAGTATCAGCCATGGAATTCCGTCGCTCTCGGTCCAAAGAAGGACCTGATCGGCGGCTGGTCGGCGGCGGCGCACAAATACGGGCTGCGCTTCGGCGTCAGCGTCCACGCATCGCACACGTGGACCTGGTATGAAACCGCACAGGGCGCGGACAAGAACGGGCCGCTGGCCGGGGTGCCCTACGACGGCAAGCTGACCAAGGCCGACGGCAAGGGCCAGTGGTGGGAGGGCCTCGATCCGCAGGATCTCTACGAGCAAAAGCACGCCCCCGGAAACCAATCGGGCTGGGACTGGTGGAATTGGGATGCCACCAAGGGTAGCACCGTTCCCGACGCGGCCTACATGGAGAAATTCTTTAAACGCACGCAGCAACTCTGGGACGACTATAAGCCGGACCAGGTCTATTTCGATGACACCGTGCTGCCCTTCCACGGCGTGACCGATGAAGTCGGCCTGAACCTCGCCGCGCATTTCTACAACACGCGCCTCGACAAGAACGGACAGACCGAGGCCGTGATGAACGGTAAATGGTTGGACGAAAAGCAGCGCAAGGCCATGGTCTATGATATCGAGCGCGGCAAGGCGCACGAGATCCTGCCGCTGCCCTGGCAGACCGACACCTGCATCGGGTCGTGGCATTACGACCGCGGGATTTACGAGCGGAAAGACTACAAATCCGCGGCGTCGGTCGTGCGGATGCTGGCGGATATTGTCAGCAAGAACGGCAACCTCATGTTGAGCGTGCCGCTGCGCCGCGACGGCCAACCCGATGAATTGGAGATCGAAATCGTCAAGGAGATCGGTGCGTGGCTGAAAGTGAACGGTGAGGCAATTTACGCGACGCGCCCGTGGAAAATTTACGGTGAAGGCCCGTCCACCTCCGAGGCGGAAAAGGGCCAGTTCGACGGCCAGAAAGACGTGTCGGACAAGCCGTTCACCCCGGAGGACATCCGCTTCACGCAATCGAAGGACAGCAAGACGCTTTACGCCATCGTGCTGGAGATTCCAAAGGACGGCAAAATCACCATCAAATCGCTCGCGAAGGACTCGGAAAACTGGCCGGGCCAAATCGGCAGCGTCGGTCTGGTGGGAAGCGATCAACTGCAATTCACCCGCGACGAAACCGGCCTGCACGTCACGTTGCCTAAGAATTTTCAAGGCAAGAGCGCCCTCGCCCTGAAAATCCAACTCTGATGCGAAAGGCAAAAACGGGGATGATCTCATGAAGCACTTTGCCTCCATTTGCATCGCGGCGGGGCTTCTCCTCGTTGCCGGGCGTGCGATCTCGCAGCCTGCTTTGAAGGAGACGTTCAAGGATCGTTTTCTTGTGGGAGCTTCGCTCAACGAGTCGCAGTTCTCCGGGGAGAATCCGACTGCGGCCGATTTGATTCGCGCGCAGTTCGACTCAATTTCGCCCGAGAACGTCATGAAGTGGGACTCGCTCCAGCCGCTGCCCGGCAAATTCAATTTCCAGACTTCGGACCGGTATGTCAGCTTCGGTCTGGAGAACGGGATGTTCATCGTCGGGCATACGCTGGTCTGGCACGCGCAAACGCCGGATTGGGTCTTCGAGGGCGCCAATGGCAAGCCGCTGGATCGCGATACCCTGCTGAAGCGGATGCGAGATCACATCCACGCGGTGGTCGGTCGTTACCGGGGAAAGGTGAAAAGCTGGGACGTCGTGAACGAGGCGCTCGATGGCGACGGCACGCTGCGCACCTCCCCGTGGCGGCAGGTCATCGGCGACGACTACATTGCCAAGGCGTTCCAGTTCGCCCACGAGGCCGATCCGGCAGCAGAGCTTTTTTACAATGATTTCGGCATCGAGGCCGGGCCCAAGCGGGATGGCGCGCTGGCGCTGATCCGGAAGCTCAAGGCAGCCGGGGTGCCCATCACGGGGGTGGGTATCCAGGAACACGTCGGTCTCCCCTGGCCTTCGTCCCGGGATGTGGACGAGGCCATCACCGCCTTTGGCCGGCTCGGCATCAAGGTCGCGATCACCGAACTGGACATCGATGTGCTTCCTTCGAGAAGGCAGAACGTAAACGCCGACGTGAATCGAAGTGAGGCCGTCGATCCTGCGCTGAATCCGTATGCGGCCGGACTGCCGGACGACGTGCAGCAGGCCCTGGCCCGCCGCTATGCCGAATTGTTTGCCGTTTACCTCAAACACCACGGTACCGTGGTGCGGGTCACATTCTGGGGCGTGACCGACGGGGACTCGTGGCTGAATAACTGGCCGATTCGAGGCCGGACCAGCTATCCGATGCTTTTTGACCGCGCAGGCCGTCCCAAACCTGCCTTTTACGCGGTGCTCGGATTGGTCCGGGATGATTCGCAATCCGGGCGAGAGCGCCTCTGACACCAAACCCAATGACAAACCGATGTTTCTTTAAACCGCCAACCCTCGTTCTCCAAAAGCTATGAAAAAAACACCCCTCTCCCTCCTGCTTTTTTCCGCGATTTCGATCGGCGTTTGCGAAGCTCAAGTCAAGCCCCCCGCTCCGTATGGCCCCGTCCCCTCGGAAAATCAGATGAAATGGCAGGAAATGGAGTATTACGCCTTCATTCATTTTTCGCTGAACACTTACACCGATCAATCGTGGGGCTATGGCGACGAGGACGTCAAACTTTTCAACCCGAAGAAACTGGACGCCCGCGAATGGGTGCGGGTCTGCAAGGAGTCGGGCATGACCGGAGTGATCATTGTGGCGAAACACCACTGCGGATTCTGCTTCTGGCCTTCCAAATACACGGACTATTCCGTGAAAAACGCCCCCTGGAAGAATGGCAAAGGCGATGTCGTTCGCGACGTGGCAGACGCCTGCAAGGAATATGGTCTGAAATTTGGGGTCTATCTCTCTCCGTGGGATCGAAACCGCTCGGACTACGGAAGTCCGGAATACATCACCTACTTCCGCAATCAGTTGACGGAACTGCTCACCAATTACGGGCCGGTGTTCGAAACGTGGTTCGATGGGGCGAACGGAGGCACCGGTTACTACGGCGGGGCCAAAGAGGAGCGGAAGATCGATCCGAAGACCTATTACGACTGGCCGACCACCTACGCGCTGGCGCGGAAGCTTCAGCCCGGCATCGTTATCTGGAACGACGGCGGAGACCGGGCCGATCTGCGCTGGGTCGGCACCGAAAGCGGCTTCGTCGGCGAGACGAACTGGAGCACGCTGAACGCGACCGGTGAAGTCACCTGGCCCATGCTGAATTTCGGTCTGGAAGGCGGCGACTCCTGGGTTCCCGCCGAGGTGAATACCTCCATCCGGCCCGAGTGGTTTTACCATCCCAGCGAGAACAGCAGGGTGAAAACCGTGTCGCAGTTGATGGACATCTATTACCAATCCGTCGGTCGCAACGCGCCCCTGCTGCTCAATTTTCCGATCATGCCGGATGGCACGATTCATCCGACCGATGTGAAGAATGCCCTCGAGATGGGCAAGGTCATCAAACAGACCTTTGCCATCAATCTCGCCAAGGATGCGAAAGCGGAGGCAACCAACACCCGGGGCGGCTCGCAGACCTTCGGCCCTGGGAAAGTCGTTGATGAAAACAAGGAGACCTATTGGGCCACGGACGATGATGTTCGCACGGCGTCGCTCACCATCAACCTTGGCAAGCCGACCTTGTTCAACCGCTTTCTGGCGCAGGAATACATCCAGCTCGGGCAGCGCGTGAAGGGCTTTACTGTGGAGGCCTTCGTGGACGGAAATTGGAAGGAAATCGGCAAAGGCAGCACCATCGGCTACAAGCGCATCCTGCGTTTCCCTGGCGTCGTGATGACCAAGGTGCGCTTCAATATTACCGACTCAAAAAGCTCGCCCGTGATTTCGAGCATCGGTCTCTACAACGCGCCGCTGATG includes the following:
- a CDS encoding glycoside hydrolase family 30 beta sandwich domain-containing protein yields the protein MKSAIPFISSLLLASACLSFAQTHAEPGIRWICSTQKSPWQDLATTKAASPVADAIKLDPRTTFQTIDGFGGCFNELGWEALEALPAEKREAALKELFSPEGANFTLARAPLGANDFSLGWYSLNETPGDYEMKNFSIERNREALIPYIKAAMKYQPKLGVWASPWCPPSWMTTNGRYRNGRMKGDPQTLDAYALYFSKFVQAWRAEGINLYAIFPQNEMALNDSIYPQCAWNSGDMNVFVRDHLLPQLKKDNVNVEVWLGTITNNNLADFVDPVLGDPKTAAGITGVGYQYGGQEAMLATHEKYPGKKFAQTETECYGGGNAWDQGLITFGRIIENTSHFASSYFFWNMVLDESGLSRWNWRQNSLLTVNRKAETVTYNSEFYAMKHFSATVMPGARRIAVSGGPFQKTVAFQNPDGSKVLAFANDTDRPVSAAVEAGGSTFQMDVPALSMNTVILH
- a CDS encoding alpha-L-fucosidase, which gives rise to MMTTPAKFSALVLGFSLATALAQTDSLQLPPIAKGPFKPDWKSLETYQTPEWYRDAKFGIWAHWGPQCEPEHGDWYARNMYKEGEWQYNLHVAEYGHPSKFGFKDVIQKWKAERFDPDKLVKFYKDNGAKIFMALANHHDNLDLYNSKYQPWNSVALGPKKDLIGGWSAAAHKYGLRFGVSVHASHTWTWYETAQGADKNGPLAGVPYDGKLTKADGKGQWWEGLDPQDLYEQKHAPGNQSGWDWWNWDATKGSTVPDAAYMEKFFKRTQQLWDDYKPDQVYFDDTVLPFHGVTDEVGLNLAAHFYNTRLDKNGQTEAVMNGKWLDEKQRKAMVYDIERGKAHEILPLPWQTDTCIGSWHYDRGIYERKDYKSAASVVRMLADIVSKNGNLMLSVPLRRDGQPDELEIEIVKEIGAWLKVNGEAIYATRPWKIYGEGPSTSEAEKGQFDGQKDVSDKPFTPEDIRFTQSKDSKTLYAIVLEIPKDGKITIKSLAKDSENWPGQIGSVGLVGSDQLQFTRDETGLHVTLPKNFQGKSALALKIQL
- a CDS encoding endo-1,4-beta-xylanase; the encoded protein is MKHFASICIAAGLLLVAGRAISQPALKETFKDRFLVGASLNESQFSGENPTAADLIRAQFDSISPENVMKWDSLQPLPGKFNFQTSDRYVSFGLENGMFIVGHTLVWHAQTPDWVFEGANGKPLDRDTLLKRMRDHIHAVVGRYRGKVKSWDVVNEALDGDGTLRTSPWRQVIGDDYIAKAFQFAHEADPAAELFYNDFGIEAGPKRDGALALIRKLKAAGVPITGVGIQEHVGLPWPSSRDVDEAITAFGRLGIKVAITELDIDVLPSRRQNVNADVNRSEAVDPALNPYAAGLPDDVQQALARRYAELFAVYLKHHGTVVRVTFWGVTDGDSWLNNWPIRGRTSYPMLFDRAGRPKPAFYAVLGLVRDDSQSGRERL
- a CDS encoding alpha-L-fucosidase, encoding MKKTPLSLLLFSAISIGVCEAQVKPPAPYGPVPSENQMKWQEMEYYAFIHFSLNTYTDQSWGYGDEDVKLFNPKKLDAREWVRVCKESGMTGVIIVAKHHCGFCFWPSKYTDYSVKNAPWKNGKGDVVRDVADACKEYGLKFGVYLSPWDRNRSDYGSPEYITYFRNQLTELLTNYGPVFETWFDGANGGTGYYGGAKEERKIDPKTYYDWPTTYALARKLQPGIVIWNDGGDRADLRWVGTESGFVGETNWSTLNATGEVTWPMLNFGLEGGDSWVPAEVNTSIRPEWFYHPSENSRVKTVSQLMDIYYQSVGRNAPLLLNFPIMPDGTIHPTDVKNALEMGKVIKQTFAINLAKDAKAEATNTRGGSQTFGPGKVVDENKETYWATDDDVRTASLTINLGKPTLFNRFLAQEYIQLGQRVKGFTVEAFVDGNWKEIGKGSTIGYKRILRFPGVVMTKVRFNITDSKSSPVISSIGLYNAPLMLDAPIITRNQAGEISIKSHDVGPLFFYTLDGSIPTPRSTRFTGPVASDGKIEAKAIAYDPSTGKSSPMAIEKFDICRKDWHILDMPDDAARAILDGDPNTSWKQGRDKEMPVDLIIDLGSEKTLTGFKYFPDQGQWGPGVIAEYEFSVSPDNADWKLADKGEFSNIKNNRVPQLKNFAPVKGRYIKLRASRNTDGNNDVGYADVDVITN